GAAGGAGCCGATACCACGCACACGAATCTTTGTGCTCTTGTAAGGTGCACCGCTCACCTGCGATACCTGTACACCAGCTACTTTACCTACGATGGCCTGACCTACGGTAGGCGCTGTGAGGTTCATTTCGCTGGATTTCACGCTGGATACGGCACCGGTCAGGTCGCTCTTTCTTACTGACTGGTAACCGATGGCTACCACTTCCTGCAGCTGGCTGTGCTGGCTTTTCAGCCGTACGTTCAGCATGTTCTCTGAAGTAACCGGTACTTCCTGTGGTGCGTAACCGATGAAGTTAAATACCAGTACATCACCGATATTTACTTTGATGGAGTACTTACCATTTACATCGGTAGTCGTGTTTACCTTAGAAGTTTTTTCGTGAATGCTCACACCTGGAATAGGCATGTTGCTTTCGTCAGTAACCATACCAGAGATGGTCACAGTTGCTGCATCGGCAGTTTGTGCTACTACAACTGGTGCAGCTTTTATTTTTTCAATCTTCAGGAAGATGTGACGTTCATCTACCTGTTTCACCGCACCTTCGTACCCTTTCAGTAAATCCTGCAAAACGGAAGCCAGCGGGGCCCCAGCAGCTTTGTAGCTCACAAGCTGATTGTCTGCAACATGCGTAGCGTTGTAACCAATGGAAAGACCAGTCTGAGATTCAATGAGTAAAAATACTTTTCTGAGTGGTGTGTTTTTAACGTCTAAATTAATGCGGGTATCACGAACCTGTATCGTGATCTGGTTGCGGAGTTCTGTCGCAAAGGCCATTACATGACAAGTCAATAATATGAGCAGCAGGTAAGACCGGCGCGTCATATTTGTTGGCATTTTACATCTTATTCGCATGATGCTGTATTGATTTTAATTTCATTATGATTAATCTGATAGGTAATGCCGGATAACTGAGACAGCAATCTCATGGCATTCTCTACCGTTTCATTCTTCAACTGTAGTGTGTATTTACAATTGTGTCTGGCTTGTCCTGTCAGTGTGATATGGATATTGTATTGTCGTTCTAAAACAGCGGCTATTTCCTGAATACTGGCTTGTTCGAAGTAGAAAACATTGTTCTGCCATGCGGCAATTTCATTTGACTTTCCTGTACCTATACTTAAGGAGTCGTGTTCTTCATTGTAGGTTAGTACCTGGTCCTGGGTCAAACCTGCAGAGAGTACAGTAGTTTGGGCGGCTGCCTTTTTCTCGATCCTTACCTTACCGGTCAATACCGCAATCTCAACATTTTTTTCACCGGGATAGGCTTTCACGTTAAAGGAAGTACCCAATACTACTGTTTGCAGGTTTCCACTACGAACAATAAATGGTTTTGCAGTCTGGTGCGCTACATCAAACACGGCTTCACCTGTCAGTTCGAGTACACGATCATGTACGCCAAAGTCAGACGGGATGCGGAGTTGTGTATTCGCATTGATG
This Chitinophaga sancti DNA region includes the following protein-coding sequences:
- a CDS encoding FecR family protein, which gives rise to MHTSSDKAEILSLLKKYRAGEATPEEAARIREWFDSFEELQDDPAFTDAANDAALEALERMFHPKVKVHVLPRILKVAAVFILVCTSVLFIYKQLHQPPAPITYALLQAGKAERKKITLPDGSIVTINANTQLRIPSDFGVHDRVLELTGEAVFDVAHQTAKPFIVRSGNLQTVVLGTSFNVKAYPGEKNVEIAVLTGKVRIEKKAAAQTTVLSAGLTQDQVLTYNEEHDSLSIGTGKSNEIAAWQNNVFYFEQASIQEIAAVLERQYNIHITLTGQARHNCKYTLQLKNETVENAMRLLSQLSGITYQINHNEIKINTASCE